A genomic segment from Capra hircus breed San Clemente chromosome 7, ASM170441v1, whole genome shotgun sequence encodes:
- the LOC108633314 gene encoding bromodomain-containing protein 8-like encodes MRRNEFVLGHYVLGKSHCSSRGTRTPYVKLLFLFCPILSRRSDLCHGDPVQDHLLFKKTLLPVWKMIASHRFSSPFLKPVSERQAPGYKDVVKRPMDLTSLKRNLSKGRIRTMAQFQRDLMLMFQNAVMYNDSDHHVYHMAMEMQREVLEQIQVLSIWLDKRRDLNSLE; translated from the exons ATGAGGAGAAATGAATTTGTCTTG GGGCACTATGTGTTAGGGAAAAGTCATTGCTCATCTAGGGGGACCAGAACACCATATGTGAAATTACTGTTTCTTTTCTGTCCTATTTTATCCCGTAGGTCTGATCTATGCCATGGTGATCCTGTTCAGGATCACTTGCTATTTAAGAAGACTCTCCTGCCAGTCTGGAAGATGATAGCCAGTCACAG GTTCAGCAGTCCGTTTCTGAAGCCTGTGTCAGAAAGGCAGGCCCCAGGATACAAGGATGTGGTGAAAAG ACCCATGGACTTAACTAGCCTGAAAAGGAATCTGTCCAAGGGACGGATTCGCACCATGGCTCAGTTCCAGCGGGACCTGATGCTGATGTTCCAAAATGCTGTGATGTACAATGACTCTGATCATCACGTATACCATATGGCTATGGAGATGCAGCGAGAAGTCTTGGAGCAGATTCAG GTGCTGAGTATTTGGTTAGACAAAAGAAGAGACTTAAATAgtctggaatga